In Aegilops tauschii subsp. strangulata cultivar AL8/78 chromosome 3, Aet v6.0, whole genome shotgun sequence, one genomic interval encodes:
- the LOC109769206 gene encoding uncharacterized protein — MDGSTSRPYLHRYLTNRSCRGRDARLQPQHTHRYSGAASPHPPTSTTAEKEDPEEAAAGSDRLRMPSPGPAALLVAAVFLWWSAAGALADGGNGTVCLCTGPQCVPPCPVPGTTPPTTSPTQFPFCPQRPAAVGPFPWEQQPPAAPRSGSGFPQDAGFLAAAAACPGSTATRLAVAAACSALLLLLH; from the coding sequence ATGGACGGGAGTACGTCACGTCCCTATCTCCACCGCTACTTAACCAATCGGTCATGCCGGGGTAGGGACGCCCGCCTCCAGCCGCAGCACACTCATCGCTACAGCGGTGCGGCCTCGCCCCACCCACCCACCTCCACCACCGCCGAAAAAGAAGATCCAGAGGAAGCGGCGGCCGGCAGCGATCGACTGAGGATGCCGTCTCCGGGGCCGGCGGCCCTGCTCGTCGCGGCCGTGTTCCTGTGGTGGTCGGCGGCCGGCGCGCTGGCGGACGGCGGCAACGGCACGGTGTGCCTGTGCACGGGCCCGCAGTGCGTGCCGCCGTGCCCCGTCCCTGGGACGACGCCGCCGACGACGTCGCCCACGCAGTTCCCCTTCTGCCCGCAGCGGCCGGCGGCGGTGGGGCCCTTCCCGTGGGAGCAGCAGCCGCCGGCGGCgccgaggtcggggtcggggttccCTCAGGACGCGGGGTtcctcgcggcggcggccgcgtGCCCCGGTAGCACGGCGACGCGGCTGGCGGTGGCCGCCGCGTGCTCTGCTCTCTTGCTCCTCCTGCACTAG
- the LOC109769204 gene encoding uncharacterized protein yields the protein MARRTVQLLAALLAVTVAAADDSGEKCTGGCGNPCGIPCTYSSPPPPEPALPPPVYYPPPAPVYSPPPPEAVYPPPTPTADCPPPPTEGYTPAPYTPTPSTPSGGYTPTTPSGGYNPTPSGGGYNPTPSGWFTPPNMPSYLTPPGPLYPQDPGFRPNAAPGLSASWRAAALAALTVAGALAL from the coding sequence ATGGCGCGGCGGACGGTGCAGCTGCTGGCGGCGCTCCTCGCGGTgaccgtggcggcggcggacgacAGCGGCGAGAAGTGCACGGGCGGGTGCGGGAACCCGTGCGGCATCCCGTGCACCTACtccagcccgccgccgccggagccggcgCTGCCCCCGCCCGTCTACTACCCGCCGCCGGCGCCCGTGTACTCGccgccgccccccgaggccgtctACCCGCCGCCCACGCCCACGGCCGACTGCCCGCCGCCCCCCACCGAGGGGTACACGCCCGCGCCCTACACCCCCACGCCGTCCACGCCGTCCGGCGGGTACACCCCGACGACGCCCTCCGGCGGGTACAATCCGACGCCGTCCGGGGGCGGGTACAACCCCACGCCGTCCGGGTGGTTCACGCCGCCCAACATGCCGTCGTACCTCACCCCGCCCGGCCCGCTCTACCCGCAGGACCCCGGGTTCCGGCCCAACGCCGCGCCGGGCCTCTCCGCGTCATGGCGCGCGGCGGCCCTCGCGGCTTTGACGGTGGCCGGAGCCCTGGCCTTGTGA